Proteins from a genomic interval of Leifsonia shinshuensis:
- a CDS encoding PLP-dependent aminotransferase family protein: MPDAVLTARSLESLLGDWRGAAPGYQSLADRVRLLVLDGRIPIGTRLPAERDLAGRLDLSRTTVSAAYRQLREGGFLDSVRGSGSVARLPGPALALPATGGEGMLDFTKAALPAATSLPAAARAAAEELPHFLPDSGYDPVGLPHLRQAIADRYAERGLPTTADQVLVTVGAQQAIALIARTFLSRGDRALVEMPTYPHATEALKLAGARLLPITVTPPTDAPHALAADGSEPAGEDGWDADAAEQAIRRANPALAYLIPDFHNPTGASMSPATRERILAAAAAHGTVVVGDETTADLDIDRVGEYLPLPRYAHRRAGDPPVLLIGSASKSLWGGLRIGWIRAERPLIQRLTAAKPSTDLGTPMIEQLVVARMLPQLREILEERRVQLGAGRETVRRLAGEVFPEWRLPRLHGGLAAWVGIGAPVSSALALAARNHGLLIAAGPRFGLDGAFERFLRVPITYSEEETQRAFAALERAWAVASAEPAPYFDAAALPSVV; the protein is encoded by the coding sequence ATGCCCGACGCCGTTCTGACCGCACGCTCCCTCGAGTCCCTCCTCGGCGACTGGAGGGGAGCGGCCCCGGGCTACCAGTCGCTGGCCGACCGCGTCCGCCTCCTGGTGCTCGACGGTCGCATCCCGATCGGCACCCGCCTCCCCGCCGAGCGCGATCTGGCCGGCCGGCTCGACCTGAGCCGCACGACGGTCAGCGCCGCGTACCGGCAGCTCAGGGAGGGCGGCTTCCTCGACAGCGTGCGCGGCTCCGGAAGCGTCGCGCGCCTCCCCGGCCCGGCGCTCGCCCTCCCCGCGACGGGAGGCGAGGGGATGCTCGACTTCACCAAGGCGGCGCTGCCCGCGGCCACGTCGCTGCCCGCCGCCGCCCGCGCCGCGGCGGAAGAGCTGCCGCACTTCCTCCCGGACTCCGGCTACGACCCGGTCGGCCTCCCGCACCTGCGCCAGGCCATCGCCGACCGGTACGCCGAGCGCGGCCTCCCGACCACGGCCGACCAGGTGCTCGTGACGGTGGGGGCCCAGCAGGCCATCGCCCTGATCGCCCGCACGTTCCTCTCGCGCGGAGACCGTGCCCTGGTGGAGATGCCGACCTACCCGCACGCGACGGAGGCGCTCAAGCTCGCCGGCGCCCGGCTCCTCCCGATCACGGTCACGCCGCCCACCGACGCGCCGCACGCGCTCGCGGCGGACGGCAGCGAGCCCGCTGGGGAGGACGGCTGGGACGCCGACGCTGCCGAGCAGGCGATCCGGCGGGCGAACCCGGCCCTGGCGTACCTCATCCCGGACTTCCACAACCCGACCGGCGCCTCCATGTCGCCCGCGACCCGCGAGCGGATCCTGGCGGCCGCCGCGGCGCACGGCACCGTGGTCGTCGGCGACGAGACGACCGCAGACCTCGACATCGACCGGGTCGGCGAATACCTGCCGCTGCCGCGTTACGCCCATCGCAGGGCCGGCGACCCGCCCGTCCTGCTGATCGGCTCGGCCTCCAAGAGCCTCTGGGGCGGCCTCCGGATCGGCTGGATCCGCGCCGAGCGCCCGTTGATCCAGCGGCTCACGGCGGCCAAGCCGTCGACCGACCTCGGCACGCCCATGATCGAGCAGCTGGTCGTGGCGCGGATGCTGCCGCAGCTCCGCGAGATCCTCGAGGAGCGCCGGGTGCAGCTCGGCGCGGGGCGGGAGACCGTGCGCCGGCTGGCGGGGGAGGTCTTCCCCGAGTGGCGCCTCCCGCGCCTGCACGGCGGCCTGGCGGCCTGGGTCGGGATCGGTGCGCCGGTCAGCTCGGCGCTCGCGCTCGCCGCGCGCAACCACGGCCTCCTCATCGCGGCCGGCCCGCGCTTCGGCCTGGACGGCGCGTTCGAGCGCTTCCTGCGCGTGCCGATCACCTACAGCGAGGAGGAGACGCAGCGCGCCTTCGCCGCGCTGGAGCGCGCCTGGGCCGTCGCGTCGGCCGAGCCCGCGCCGTACTTCGACGCGGCGGCGCTGCCCAGCGTGGTCTGA
- a CDS encoding efflux RND transporter permease subunit has product MHYLAVLSMKNRALIALVTIVAAIFGGVALSSLKQELAPSISFPQLVVLSTYSGASPEVVNHDVSTPVEAAIQGVPNLDSTSAVSSTNQSIITAKFTYGTDLATAEQKIDQAINRIKSTLPSGVDPQVLSGSIDDLPVIQLAVSGDTDQRTLGDAITKLALPDLKAVNGVNDAQLVGEVGQRITITPDPAKLAAAGVSSSAIKDALQQNGVLLPGGSITENGKTLTIQSGAQLTSVADISALPLIKSSTSAGASGASGASGASGASGASGASGAAGASGAPGAAGAAGSAAGGAAASQAAAAAAAAANTTPHTIGEVATVAQTDDPVTSLSRVNGKPALTIAVTKLPSANTVAVSHAVSALIPSLETKLGHNATITVVFDQAPFITQSINSLAEEGLLGLAFAVIVILVFLLSVRSTLVTVVSIPTSVLITFIVMWASGYTLNIITLGALTIAIGRVVDDSIVVIENIKRQLVPGVDRAVTIIRAVREVGGAITASTITTVAVFLPLAFVGDVTGELFRPFALTVTIALLSSLLVALTIVPVLAYWFLRAPKARKHEGGEHDDEAAHLSVAEATASGHDELEHPSLLQRGYLPIIRWTLKHSVLTVVAAVVVLVLTFFSFPLLKTNFLGSSGQNSLTVSQTLEPGASLQTKDDAARKVEDKLLHTTGVKTVQVSIGSSGSTLRDAFTGGGGATTFSVTTDPNADQDKLQTTIQNEMASITGAGDITVSASSGFGGSTDIQVDISASTNADLQKATDSVVAELKKKSSLKQVTDNLSASLPYVSVSVDRTKAAEAGLSEAAVGTLVSQAMQPTQIGSVAIENATLKIYLQSDNPPTTVAGLSDLPIPTAKGVVPLSSVATVAEAKGPATVTTERGLRTSTVTATPATDNLTTANADVTKALKDADLPAGATAKIGGVSSSQSSAFGQLGLALLAAILIVYIVMVATFRSLRQPLLLLVSVPFAATGAILLQLASGIPLGVASLIGVLMLIGIVVTNAIVLIDLVNQYRARGLTVSDAVVHGASRRLRPILMTALATIAALTPMAIGLTGHGGFISQPLAIVVIGGLISSTVLTLVVLPTLYNLVEGARERRLARKAAKGGGAAGAGGGPGSGGPGSGGPGVGDSVTDDGSPQPPVFTTPAGGRQL; this is encoded by the coding sequence GTGCACTATCTCGCCGTTCTCAGCATGAAGAACCGCGCCCTGATCGCGCTCGTCACGATCGTGGCCGCCATCTTCGGCGGCGTCGCGCTCAGCAGCCTCAAGCAGGAGCTGGCGCCCTCCATCTCGTTCCCCCAGCTCGTCGTGCTGTCGACCTACTCCGGCGCGTCGCCCGAGGTCGTCAACCACGACGTGAGCACGCCGGTGGAGGCCGCGATCCAGGGCGTGCCGAACCTCGACTCCACCTCGGCGGTCAGCAGCACCAACCAGTCGATCATCACGGCGAAGTTCACGTACGGCACCGACCTGGCGACGGCCGAGCAGAAGATCGACCAGGCGATCAACCGGATCAAGTCGACGCTGCCCTCCGGCGTCGACCCGCAGGTGCTCTCCGGCTCGATCGACGACCTCCCGGTCATCCAGCTCGCGGTCAGCGGCGACACCGACCAGCGCACGCTCGGCGACGCCATCACCAAGCTCGCCCTGCCCGACCTCAAGGCCGTGAACGGCGTCAACGACGCGCAGCTGGTCGGCGAGGTCGGCCAGCGCATCACCATCACGCCGGACCCGGCCAAGCTGGCCGCCGCCGGTGTCAGCTCCTCCGCGATCAAGGACGCGCTGCAGCAGAACGGCGTGCTCCTCCCCGGCGGCTCGATCACCGAGAACGGCAAGACGCTCACCATCCAGTCGGGGGCGCAGCTGACGTCGGTGGCCGACATCTCGGCGCTGCCGCTGATCAAGTCGTCCACGAGCGCCGGAGCGTCCGGAGCTTCGGGCGCGTCCGGGGCTTCGGGCGCGTCCGGTGCTTCGGGTGCGTCCGGTGCGGCGGGTGCGTCCGGCGCCCCCGGGGCCGCCGGAGCCGCGGGCTCCGCTGCCGGAGGTGCGGCCGCGAGCCAGGCCGCAGCAGCCGCGGCCGCCGCCGCGAACACCACGCCGCACACGATCGGCGAGGTCGCCACGGTCGCGCAGACCGACGACCCGGTGACCTCGCTCTCGCGCGTCAACGGCAAGCCGGCGCTCACCATCGCGGTCACCAAGCTGCCCTCCGCCAACACGGTCGCCGTGTCGCACGCGGTGTCCGCGCTCATCCCGAGCCTGGAGACCAAGCTCGGCCACAACGCCACCATCACCGTGGTGTTCGACCAGGCGCCGTTCATCACGCAGTCGATCAACTCGCTCGCGGAGGAGGGCCTGCTCGGCCTCGCGTTCGCGGTCATCGTCATCCTGGTGTTCCTGCTCTCGGTGCGCTCCACCCTGGTGACGGTCGTCTCGATCCCGACCAGCGTGCTCATCACCTTCATCGTGATGTGGGCGAGCGGCTACACGCTCAACATCATCACGCTCGGCGCGCTCACCATCGCGATCGGCCGCGTCGTGGACGACTCGATTGTCGTCATCGAGAACATCAAGCGGCAGCTCGTGCCCGGGGTGGACCGGGCCGTCACGATCATCCGCGCCGTGCGCGAGGTCGGCGGCGCGATCACGGCCTCCACCATCACGACCGTCGCGGTGTTCCTCCCGCTGGCGTTCGTCGGCGACGTCACCGGCGAGCTGTTCCGGCCGTTCGCGCTCACCGTCACCATCGCGCTGCTCTCGTCGCTCCTGGTCGCGCTGACGATCGTCCCGGTGCTGGCGTACTGGTTCCTGCGCGCGCCGAAGGCCCGCAAGCACGAGGGCGGCGAGCACGACGACGAGGCCGCGCACCTGTCGGTCGCGGAGGCGACGGCCTCCGGCCACGACGAGCTGGAGCACCCGTCCCTCCTGCAGCGCGGCTACCTGCCGATCATCCGCTGGACGCTGAAGCACTCGGTGCTCACCGTGGTCGCCGCCGTGGTCGTGCTGGTCCTCACCTTCTTCTCGTTCCCGCTGCTCAAGACGAACTTCCTCGGCTCCAGCGGCCAGAACTCGCTCACCGTCTCGCAGACGCTCGAGCCGGGCGCCAGCCTCCAGACCAAGGACGACGCCGCGCGCAAGGTCGAGGACAAGCTCCTGCACACGACCGGCGTGAAGACCGTCCAGGTGTCGATCGGCTCCAGCGGCTCGACGCTGCGCGACGCGTTCACCGGCGGGGGCGGGGCGACGACCTTCTCGGTCACGACCGACCCGAACGCCGACCAGGACAAGCTGCAGACCACCATCCAGAACGAGATGGCCTCGATCACCGGCGCCGGCGACATCACCGTGTCCGCGTCCAGCGGGTTCGGCGGGTCCACCGACATCCAGGTGGACATCAGCGCGAGCACCAACGCCGATCTCCAGAAGGCCACCGACTCGGTCGTCGCCGAGCTGAAGAAGAAGTCGTCGCTCAAGCAGGTCACGGACAACCTGAGCGCGTCGCTGCCGTACGTCTCGGTGAGCGTCGACCGGACGAAGGCCGCCGAGGCGGGCCTCAGCGAGGCCGCGGTCGGCACGCTCGTGTCGCAGGCGATGCAGCCGACCCAGATCGGCTCGGTCGCGATCGAGAACGCGACGCTCAAGATCTATCTGCAGAGCGACAATCCGCCGACCACGGTCGCCGGGCTGTCCGACCTGCCGATCCCGACCGCCAAGGGCGTCGTGCCGCTCAGCTCCGTGGCGACCGTCGCCGAGGCCAAGGGGCCGGCGACCGTGACGACCGAGCGCGGGCTGCGCACCTCCACGGTCACCGCGACGCCCGCCACCGACAACCTCACGACGGCGAATGCCGACGTGACCAAGGCGCTCAAGGACGCCGACCTGCCGGCGGGAGCGACCGCAAAGATCGGCGGCGTCTCGTCCAGCCAGTCCAGCGCGTTCGGCCAGCTCGGCCTCGCCCTGCTGGCGGCGATCCTGATCGTCTACATCGTCATGGTGGCGACGTTCCGCTCACTGCGGCAGCCGCTGCTGCTCCTGGTCTCGGTGCCGTTCGCGGCGACCGGCGCCATCCTGCTGCAGCTCGCCTCCGGGATCCCGCTCGGCGTCGCATCGCTCATCGGCGTGCTGATGCTGATCGGCATCGTGGTGACCAACGCGATCGTGCTGATCGACCTGGTGAACCAGTACCGTGCGCGCGGCCTGACGGTCAGCGACGCGGTCGTGCACGGCGCCTCCCGGCGTCTGCGCCCGATCCTGATGACGGCCCTCGCGACGATCGCCGCGCTGACGCCGATGGCGATCGGCCTGACCGGGCACGGCGGCTTCATCTCGCAGCCGCTCGCCATCGTCGTGATCGGCGGTCTGATCTCGTCCACGGTGCTCACGCTCGTGGTGCTGCCGACGCTCTACAACCTGGTGGAGGGCGCCCGCGAGCGCCGGCTGGCGCGCAAGGCGGCCAAGGGCGGCGGCGCCGCCGGTGCGGGAGGCGGCCCCGGCTCGGGCGGGCCCGGTTCCGGTGGCCCGGGTGTGGGTGACTCGGTGACGGATGACGGCTCGCCGCAGCCCCCCGTGTTCACGACCCCGGCGGGCGGCCGCCAGCTCTGA
- a CDS encoding arginase family protein translates to MSLSVDPLWPRAGSWPSLAELPDGEQADLTLIGLPTWRSSLSPTGAHATPGAVREALRRYSVHVPDLAVEALRFADAGDVAEPDGPDGERRAVDAVREAVSRSRLTVAVGGDNSLTVASALGAWGGDASRAGLVTLDAHHDLRDGVSNGSPVRRLVEAGLDGRRIVQIGIADFANSAAYALRAAEYGITVVHRDELHSRPIDEVMAEALERAGAAGGPIHVDLDVDVCDRSVAPGCPASVPGGLAAWELRRFARLAGADPRVRSIDIAEVDATADTADQRTVRLAALLVLEAAAGLASR, encoded by the coding sequence ATGAGCCTCTCCGTCGATCCGCTCTGGCCCCGTGCCGGATCCTGGCCGTCGCTCGCCGAGCTCCCGGACGGGGAGCAGGCGGACCTCACCCTGATCGGCCTGCCGACCTGGCGGAGCTCCCTCTCCCCGACGGGCGCGCACGCCACTCCCGGCGCGGTGCGCGAGGCGCTGCGGCGCTACTCGGTCCACGTCCCCGACCTGGCGGTCGAGGCGCTGCGCTTCGCGGACGCCGGGGACGTCGCCGAGCCGGACGGCCCGGACGGCGAGCGGCGCGCTGTCGACGCGGTCCGGGAGGCCGTCTCCCGATCGCGGCTGACCGTCGCCGTCGGCGGCGACAACTCCCTCACCGTCGCTAGCGCGCTCGGCGCCTGGGGCGGCGACGCGTCGCGTGCCGGGCTGGTGACGCTCGACGCCCACCACGACCTGCGCGACGGCGTCTCCAACGGTTCCCCGGTGCGCCGCCTGGTGGAGGCCGGCCTCGACGGCCGCCGGATCGTGCAGATCGGCATCGCCGACTTCGCCAACTCCGCCGCGTACGCGCTACGGGCCGCGGAGTACGGCATCACCGTCGTCCACCGCGACGAGCTGCACAGTCGCCCGATCGACGAGGTCATGGCGGAGGCGCTGGAGCGTGCGGGCGCCGCGGGCGGCCCGATCCACGTCGACCTCGACGTGGACGTCTGCGACCGCTCCGTCGCCCCCGGCTGCCCGGCCTCCGTGCCCGGCGGCCTCGCGGCGTGGGAGCTGCGGAGGTTCGCGCGCCTCGCAGGGGCGGACCCGCGCGTCCGCTCGATCGACATCGCCGAGGTCGACGCGACCGCCGACACCGCCGACCAGCGCACGGTCCGCCTCGCCGCCCTCCTCGTCCTCGAAGCCGCCGCCGGCCTCGCCTCGCGCTGA
- the hutI gene encoding imidazolonepropionase: MPGATLLTGIGELVTLDPAHPGPLGILPDAALLEVDGRVEWTGPASAAPRDDADEVIDVEGAAVIPGFVDSHTHLVFGGDRSAEFEARMAGRPYSAGGIRSTVAATRAASDEELRRRLAGFVRELRAQGTTTFEIKSGYGLTVEDEARILRIAREVTDETTFLGAHVVPTEYADDPDAYVELVTGPMLDACAPHARWVDVFCETGAFTVPQSRRILEAGAARGLGVRVHASQLGPGDGVALAVELDAASVDHGTYLTDRDVELLAGSNTVATLLPGVEFSTRHPYPDARRLIDAGVRVALASDCNPGSSFTSSMPFCVAVAVRDMGMTVAEALRAATLGGAEALRREDVGHLRPGARADYVVLDAPSYVHLAYRPGVPLVARTHVA; encoded by the coding sequence ATGCCCGGCGCGACGCTGCTGACCGGGATCGGCGAACTCGTCACCCTGGATCCCGCCCACCCCGGACCGCTCGGCATCCTCCCCGACGCGGCCCTGCTGGAAGTGGACGGCCGGGTCGAGTGGACCGGTCCCGCGTCGGCGGCGCCGCGCGATGACGCGGACGAGGTCATCGACGTCGAGGGAGCGGCCGTGATCCCGGGCTTCGTCGACAGCCACACCCACCTCGTCTTCGGCGGCGACCGCTCGGCGGAGTTCGAGGCGCGGATGGCCGGGCGACCGTATTCCGCGGGCGGCATACGCAGCACCGTCGCCGCGACCCGGGCGGCCTCCGACGAGGAGCTGCGCCGCCGGCTCGCCGGCTTCGTGCGCGAGTTGCGCGCGCAGGGCACCACGACCTTCGAGATCAAGAGCGGCTACGGGCTCACCGTCGAGGACGAGGCGCGCATCCTCCGGATCGCCCGGGAGGTCACGGACGAGACGACATTCCTCGGCGCGCATGTCGTGCCGACCGAGTACGCGGACGACCCGGACGCGTACGTGGAGCTGGTCACCGGCCCGATGCTGGACGCCTGCGCGCCGCACGCCCGCTGGGTCGACGTGTTCTGCGAGACCGGCGCCTTCACCGTGCCGCAGTCGCGGCGCATCCTGGAGGCCGGCGCCGCCCGCGGGCTGGGCGTCCGGGTGCACGCGAGCCAGCTCGGCCCGGGCGACGGCGTCGCGCTGGCCGTGGAGCTGGATGCAGCGAGCGTCGACCACGGGACCTACCTGACGGACCGCGACGTCGAGCTGCTGGCCGGATCGAACACCGTCGCGACGCTGCTGCCCGGGGTGGAGTTCTCCACGCGGCACCCGTACCCGGACGCCCGCCGACTGATCGACGCCGGCGTGCGAGTCGCGCTGGCGAGCGACTGCAACCCGGGCTCGTCATTCACGTCGTCGATGCCGTTCTGCGTCGCCGTCGCGGTGCGCGACATGGGGATGACCGTGGCCGAAGCGCTACGCGCCGCCACCCTCGGCGGCGCGGAGGCCCTGCGCCGCGAGGACGTCGGCCACCTGCGCCCGGGCGCCCGTGCCGACTACGTCGTGCTCGACGCGCCGTCGTACGTGCACCTCGCGTACCGCCCCGGCGTTCCGCTGGTCGCCCGCACCCACGTCGCCTGA
- the hutU gene encoding urocanate hydratase, with protein sequence MQGSRPVRAARGTELSAKSWQTEAPLRMLMNNLDPEVAERPDDLVVYGGTGRAARSWEAYDAIVATLRDLEADETLLVQSGKPVGVFRTHEWAPRVLIANSNLVGDWATWPEFRRLEALGLTMYGQMTAGSWIYIGSQGILQGTYETFAAIADKRFGGSLAGTLTLTGGCGGMGGAQPLAVTLNGGVVLIVDVDRTRLQRRVDHGYLDELTDDLDDAIARVLAAKDERRALSVGLVGNAATVFPELLARGVPIDIVTDQTSAHDPLSYLPEGITVAEWHDRAAADPEAFTIAARLSMAKQVQAMVGFLDAGAEVFDYGNSIRTEAQLGGYDRAFAFPGFVPAYIRPQFEEGRGPFRWAALSGDPADIAATDRAILELFPNDHKLARWITQAGEKVHFEGLPARICWLGYKERHLAGLKFNQMVASGELSAPIVIGRDHLDSGSVASPYRETEAMKDGSDAIADWPLLNALLNTASGATWVSLHHGGGVGIGRSIHAGQVVVADGTPLAAQKIERVLTNDPGTGVMRHVDAGYEHAADIARERGLRIPMQEAAAVPSGPVA encoded by the coding sequence ATGCAGGGATCACGACCCGTGAGGGCTGCTCGCGGCACGGAGCTCAGCGCGAAGAGCTGGCAGACCGAGGCGCCGCTGCGCATGTTGATGAACAACCTGGACCCGGAGGTGGCCGAGCGGCCCGACGATCTGGTCGTCTACGGCGGCACCGGCCGGGCCGCGCGGAGCTGGGAGGCGTACGACGCGATCGTCGCGACGCTCCGCGACTTGGAGGCGGATGAGACGCTGCTGGTGCAGTCGGGCAAGCCGGTGGGTGTGTTCCGCACCCACGAGTGGGCTCCGCGGGTGCTGATCGCCAACTCCAACCTGGTCGGGGATTGGGCGACCTGGCCCGAGTTCCGCCGCCTGGAGGCGCTCGGCCTGACCATGTACGGGCAGATGACCGCGGGCTCGTGGATCTACATCGGCTCGCAGGGGATCCTGCAGGGCACCTATGAGACGTTCGCGGCGATCGCCGACAAGCGGTTCGGGGGATCCCTGGCCGGGACGCTCACCCTGACCGGCGGCTGTGGCGGGATGGGCGGCGCACAGCCCCTGGCCGTCACCCTCAACGGCGGCGTCGTGCTGATCGTGGACGTCGACCGCACCCGCCTGCAGCGCCGCGTCGACCACGGGTACCTCGACGAGCTCACCGACGATCTCGACGACGCGATCGCCCGGGTCCTCGCCGCCAAGGACGAGCGCCGGGCGCTGTCGGTCGGGCTGGTCGGCAACGCCGCCACCGTCTTCCCGGAACTGCTGGCCCGCGGGGTGCCGATCGATATCGTCACCGACCAGACCAGCGCCCACGACCCGCTCAGCTACCTCCCCGAAGGCATCACCGTCGCGGAGTGGCACGACCGTGCCGCCGCCGATCCGGAGGCCTTCACGATCGCCGCGCGGCTGTCGATGGCGAAGCAGGTGCAGGCGATGGTCGGCTTCCTCGACGCCGGCGCCGAGGTCTTCGACTACGGCAACTCGATCCGCACCGAAGCCCAGCTCGGCGGCTATGACCGGGCGTTCGCGTTCCCCGGCTTCGTCCCCGCCTACATCCGCCCGCAGTTCGAGGAGGGCCGCGGCCCGTTCCGCTGGGCGGCGCTCTCCGGCGACCCGGCCGACATCGCCGCCACCGACCGGGCCATCCTGGAACTGTTCCCGAACGACCACAAACTGGCCCGCTGGATCACCCAGGCCGGCGAGAAGGTCCACTTCGAGGGCCTCCCGGCGCGGATCTGCTGGCTCGGCTACAAGGAACGCCACCTCGCCGGGCTGAAGTTCAATCAGATGGTCGCCTCCGGGGAGCTCTCCGCCCCGATCGTGATCGGCCGTGACCACCTCGACTCCGGCTCGGTCGCCTCCCCCTACCGGGAGACCGAGGCGATGAAGGACGGCTCCGACGCGATCGCCGACTGGCCGCTGCTGAACGCACTGCTCAACACCGCCTCCGGCGCCACCTGGGTGTCCCTGCACCACGGCGGCGGCGTCGGCATCGGCCGCAGCATCCACGCCGGCCAGGTCGTCGTCGCCGACGGCACCCCCCTCGCCGCCCAGAAGATCGAACGCGTGCTCACCAACGACCCCGGCACCGGCGTCATGCGGCACGTCGACGCCGGCTACGAGCACGCCGCCGACATCGCCCGCGAACGCGGACTACGCATCCCCATGCAGGAGGCCGCCGCGGTGCCCTCGGGGCCGGTCGCCTGA
- the hutH gene encoding histidine ammonia-lyase: MSAVTTGSTSATTRRVPAEAAPVTVGARPLTIAEVVAVARHDAPVVLDPAALDAVEASRAIIEALADDVEPHYGISTGFGALATTFIPAERRAQLQASLVRSHAAGSGPEVEREVVRALMLLRLATLMTGRTGAQRRTVETYAALLNAGITPIVREYGSLGCSGDLAPLAHCALAAMGEGQVRVDGRLVEASDALAAAGIEPVVLAEKEGLALINGTDGMLGMLSLALHDLGALLTTADIAAAMSVEALLGTDAVFAADLQQLRPQAGQAVSAANLRALLADSPLVASHKGPECTRVQDAYSLRCSPQVNGGARDTVAHATMVAERELASAIDNPVLAPDGRVESNGNFHGAPVAYVLDFLAIVVADVASMSERRTDRFLDPARNQGLPPFLAHEVGVDSGLMIAQYTAAGIVSELKRLAVPASADSIPSSAMQEDHVSMGWAAARKLRRAIDGLTRVLAIELMTAARGADLRAPLRQGPATAAVTTALRATVPGPGPDRHLSPEIEAAVAFVASGEAVAAALTTTDLS; the protein is encoded by the coding sequence ATGTCCGCAGTCACCACCGGTTCCACCTCCGCAACCACCCGCCGCGTCCCCGCCGAGGCCGCGCCCGTCACCGTCGGCGCCCGCCCGCTCACCATCGCGGAGGTCGTCGCGGTGGCGCGGCACGACGCGCCCGTCGTCCTCGACCCCGCGGCCCTCGACGCCGTCGAGGCGTCGCGCGCGATCATCGAAGCGCTCGCCGACGACGTCGAGCCGCACTACGGGATCTCCACCGGCTTCGGCGCACTGGCGACCACGTTCATCCCCGCGGAACGCCGCGCGCAGTTGCAGGCCTCCCTCGTCCGCTCGCATGCGGCCGGGTCGGGCCCGGAGGTCGAGCGGGAGGTCGTCCGCGCCCTCATGCTGCTCCGGCTGGCCACGCTGATGACCGGCCGCACCGGCGCGCAGCGCCGCACGGTCGAGACCTACGCCGCCCTGCTCAACGCGGGCATCACGCCGATCGTGCGCGAGTACGGCTCGCTCGGCTGCTCCGGCGACCTCGCCCCGCTCGCGCACTGCGCGCTGGCGGCGATGGGCGAGGGCCAGGTGCGCGTCGACGGTCGCCTGGTCGAGGCCTCCGACGCCCTCGCCGCCGCCGGCATCGAGCCCGTCGTCCTCGCCGAGAAGGAGGGCCTCGCGCTCATCAACGGCACCGACGGCATGCTCGGGATGCTGTCGCTCGCGCTGCACGATCTCGGCGCCCTGCTCACCACAGCCGACATCGCGGCGGCGATGAGCGTGGAGGCCCTGCTCGGCACCGACGCGGTGTTCGCCGCCGACCTCCAGCAGCTGCGCCCGCAGGCCGGCCAGGCGGTCTCCGCCGCCAACCTCCGTGCGCTGCTCGCCGACTCCCCGCTCGTGGCGAGCCACAAGGGCCCGGAGTGCACCCGCGTTCAGGACGCCTACTCGCTGCGCTGCTCGCCGCAGGTCAACGGCGGCGCCCGTGACACGGTCGCCCACGCGACGATGGTCGCGGAGCGGGAGCTGGCCTCCGCGATCGACAACCCCGTGCTCGCCCCGGACGGCCGGGTGGAGTCGAACGGCAACTTCCACGGCGCGCCCGTCGCGTACGTGCTCGACTTCCTCGCGATCGTCGTCGCGGACGTCGCGAGCATGTCGGAGCGGCGCACCGACCGCTTCCTCGACCCGGCGCGCAACCAGGGGCTGCCGCCGTTCCTCGCGCACGAGGTCGGCGTCGACTCCGGCCTGATGATCGCGCAGTACACCGCGGCGGGGATCGTGTCGGAGCTCAAGCGCCTGGCGGTCCCGGCGTCGGCGGACAGCATCCCGTCGTCGGCGATGCAGGAGGACCACGTGTCGATGGGCTGGGCCGCCGCCCGCAAGCTGCGCCGCGCGATCGACGGGCTGACCCGGGTGCTCGCGATCGAGCTGATGACCGCCGCGCGCGGCGCCGACCTGCGCGCCCCGCTGCGCCAGGGACCGGCCACCGCCGCGGTCACGACAGCGCTGCGCGCCACCGTCCCGGGCCCCGGCCCGGACCGCCACCTCTCCCCCGAGATCGAGGCCGCGGTCGCCTTCGTCGCCTCCGGCGAAGCCGTCGCCGCGGCCCTCACCACCACCGACCTCTCCTGA